In Zingiber officinale cultivar Zhangliang chromosome 6A, Zo_v1.1, whole genome shotgun sequence, a single genomic region encodes these proteins:
- the LOC121993947 gene encoding pathogenesis-related protein STH-2-like, whose translation MVVGSCIDEITVNVSNSRLWKGAVCDAHILYPKLLPDFFAKGERVGEGVGSINILHFAPASKMPIGSVNKTKVEIFDEATYSTKYSVIEGGFVGVYFKSVSYESIFEATGPNTCVAKVKTVYETLEDKPPSEEELKAIRDGSTQVLKAVEAYLIANPDVYA comes from the exons ATGGTTGTCGGTTCTTGCATCGACGAGATCACCGTCAACGTTTCCAACTCAAGGCTTTGGAAGGGAGCGGTTTGCGATGCACATATTTTGTACCCTAAGCTCTTGCCTGACTTTTTCGCCAAAGGCGAACGTGTTGGAGAAGGAGTTGGCTCTATTAAcattcttcactttgctccag CTTCCAAAATGCCAATAGGAAGTGTCAACAAGACCAAGGTAGAGATATTCGATGAGGCAACATACTCGACTAAGTATTCGGTCATCGAAGGAGGCTTTGTTGGCGTGTATTTTAAATCGGTTAGCTATGAGAGCATATTTGAAGCAACGGGCCCCAACACTTGCGTTGCAAAGGTCAAGACCGTGTATGAAACACTCGAAGATAAGCCTCCTAGCGAAGAAGAGTTAAAAGCCATTAGAGATGGATCAACCCAAGTGCTAAAGGCCGTCGAAGCATATTTGATTGCCAACCCCGATGTCTATGCATAA
- the LOC121994800 gene encoding GTP cyclohydrolase 1-like: protein MHKNICKELVAWYKQKAKYIVQGALFPEAGLNSGVVHAGGVGGLVVVRDINLFSYCESCLLPFSIKCHVGYVPSGGRVVSLSKLSQVADVFARRFQDPKRLASEVCAALHNSINPAGVAVSLQCWHMKFSNLCDTNFTHSTISNMQSWGTVLASSRSGVFKEGKNSLWDDFTSLLILSGAIIDGGDTNHSQRQKMKFVVL, encoded by the exons ATGCACAAAAATATCTGTAAGGAACTGGTGGCTT GGTACAAACAAAAGGCGAAATACATTGTGCAGGGTGCCTTGTTTCCAGAAGCTGGACTGAATTCGGGAGTCGTCCATGCAGGAGGGGTTGGTGGGCTAGTGGTTGTTCGCGACATCAACCTGTTTTCCTACTGTGAGTCTTGCTTGCTTCCATTTAGCATCAAGTGCCATGTTGGCTATGTGCCATCCGGAGGGCGTGTCGTCAGCCTGAGTAAGCTGTCGCAAGTTGCAGATGTATTTGCAAGGAGGTTTCAGGATCCTAAAAGACTAGCAAGTGAAGTTTGTGCAGCATTGCATAACAGCATTAACCCGGCCGGTGTTGCTGTCTCTCTTCAATGTTGGCACATGAAATTTAGCAATTTGTGTGACACCAATTTTACTCATTCGACCATATCAAATATGCAAAGTTGGGGAACAGTTTTAGCTTCTTCCAGGTCTGGAGTTTTTAAGGAAGGGAAGAACTCTTTGTGGGATGATTTCACTTCTCTTCTGATACTAAGTGGTGCAATCATCGATGGAGGAGATACAAACCATTCTCAACGGCAGAAAATGAAGTTTGTTGTTCTTTAG